A genomic segment from Janthinobacterium sp. 64 encodes:
- a CDS encoding acetaldehyde dehydrogenase (acetylating) yields the protein MTQKSKVKVGIIGTGNIGTDLMVKIMRSEWLECTLFAGRNFNSAGMQKANELGVHISDRGIDAIVQNPDICDIVFDATSAHAHHEHWAILEKLGKTVIDMTPAKLGALCIPAINAKETLDSGARNINMITCGGQASIPIANAIAQVHPNIAYIEVASSISSRSAGPATRHNLDEYIDATEQALQKFSGATRCKAILILNPARPPIDMQTTIYAQIENPNIEKIRISVEAMVKKINAYVPGYKMIVNPTVDGNRVIVTIKVVGAGDYLPPYAGNLDIINCAAIAIAEQVAEISLRKEQNND from the coding sequence ATGACACAGAAAAGCAAAGTGAAGGTCGGTATTATCGGCACCGGCAATATTGGCACCGACCTGATGGTCAAGATCATGCGCTCCGAGTGGCTCGAATGTACCTTGTTTGCCGGCCGTAACTTCAACTCGGCAGGCATGCAAAAAGCCAACGAGCTTGGCGTGCATATTTCTGACCGCGGTATCGATGCGATCGTGCAAAACCCGGACATTTGCGACATCGTGTTCGACGCCACTTCCGCGCACGCGCACCACGAGCATTGGGCAATTCTCGAGAAGCTTGGAAAGACGGTTATCGACATGACTCCGGCAAAGCTTGGCGCCTTGTGTATCCCTGCCATCAATGCCAAAGAAACCCTCGACAGTGGCGCACGCAATATCAACATGATCACTTGTGGCGGCCAGGCGTCGATTCCTATCGCTAACGCGATTGCCCAGGTACATCCGAACATCGCTTACATCGAAGTTGCCTCCAGTATTTCTTCGCGCAGCGCCGGACCTGCCACACGCCATAATCTTGATGAATATATCGATGCGACCGAGCAGGCGCTGCAAAAGTTTTCGGGCGCTACCCGCTGCAAGGCGATCTTGATCCTGAACCCCGCGCGTCCGCCGATCGACATGCAAACCACGATTTATGCGCAGATCGAAAATCCAAATATCGAAAAAATCCGCATTTCGGTCGAAGCGATGGTCAAGAAAATCAATGCCTATGTACCCGGCTATAAAATGATCGTCAATCCGACCGTTGATGGTAACCGCGTCATTGTTACCATCAAGGTGGTGGGAGCCGGCGATTATCTGCCGCCGTACGCCGGAAATCTGGATATCATTAATTGTGCTGCCATTGCCATTGCGGAACAGGTAGCCGAAATTTCATTGCGCAAGGAGCAAAATAATGACTAA
- a CDS encoding SLBB domain-containing protein codes for MQSMETGSGLPAIRSRGEMRQAQNPPASRPAKRAAAEVGPFQAYAAGVTGQNLAIYGKDLFSDVPSTFAPFDAAQVNQDYVIGTGDELQVRGWGMVDIDVSATVDRSGAIFIPRVGSVKVSGVQYKDLQGYLKKAVGKIYTNFELTASIAQTRAVQVYVVGHAVRPGTYTLSAMSTLLNALFTSGGPDATGSMRNIQLKRGAQTVSTFDLYDMLAKGDKSSDMTLRDGDVIYIPEVGPLVALTGNVKQPAIFELKGNASLADVLSWAGGFDSAAETKQVIVEKNVDNQYKTVVELIADKTVTSTQLASIPVKPTDVLRVFAPGAVPVQAQIQNEYVRVAGEAKQSGIFLLKKGETLRELIARVGGPNENGYLYATQLNRESVRRAQQAKLNEVADRFERDLESNATQRMGASADEANAAKLAAEIEQQRSIVKKLRGIKAEGRIVLDLPGVETQVKNFPDLPLQDGDTILIPRRPGTVDVLGSVFQQNAFVYRPQRTVNDYVQQAGGITVTADKSEMYVIRADGTAQSGQSMGWFSGIGGTALNPGDTVVVPEKIDRSTFMQSLKEWTSIFYQFGLGAAGLKVLKN; via the coding sequence ATGCAATCGATGGAGACGGGCAGCGGCCTGCCGGCCATTCGCAGCCGTGGCGAAATGCGCCAGGCGCAGAACCCGCCCGCCAGCCGTCCGGCCAAGCGTGCCGCCGCCGAAGTGGGGCCGTTTCAAGCCTATGCGGCAGGCGTCACAGGACAAAACCTGGCCATTTATGGCAAGGACCTGTTCAGCGACGTGCCATCCACCTTTGCGCCGTTTGATGCAGCGCAGGTCAATCAAGATTATGTCATCGGCACGGGCGACGAGCTGCAGGTGCGCGGCTGGGGCATGGTCGATATCGACGTCAGCGCCACGGTCGACCGCAGCGGCGCGATCTTCATTCCGCGCGTCGGCTCCGTCAAGGTCAGCGGCGTGCAGTACAAGGATCTGCAGGGCTACCTGAAGAAAGCCGTCGGCAAGATTTACACCAACTTTGAATTGACGGCCAGCATCGCCCAGACGCGCGCCGTGCAAGTGTATGTGGTCGGCCACGCCGTGCGTCCCGGTACCTATACCCTGAGCGCCATGAGCACGCTGTTGAACGCCCTGTTCACCTCGGGCGGCCCGGACGCCACGGGTAGCATGCGCAACATCCAATTGAAGCGTGGCGCACAAACCGTCAGCACCTTCGACTTGTACGACATGCTGGCCAAAGGCGACAAGAGCAGCGACATGACCCTGCGCGACGGCGACGTGATTTACATTCCGGAAGTCGGTCCCCTGGTGGCTTTGACGGGCAATGTGAAGCAGCCCGCCATTTTTGAATTGAAAGGCAATGCCAGCCTGGCCGATGTATTGAGCTGGGCCGGCGGCTTCGATTCCGCAGCGGAAACGAAGCAAGTGATCGTTGAAAAGAACGTCGACAATCAATACAAGACGGTGGTGGAACTGATCGCCGACAAAACCGTCACCAGCACCCAGCTGGCGAGTATCCCCGTGAAACCGACCGATGTGCTGCGCGTATTTGCGCCGGGCGCCGTGCCGGTGCAGGCCCAGATCCAGAATGAATACGTGCGCGTGGCGGGCGAAGCTAAACAGAGCGGCATCTTTCTGCTGAAGAAAGGCGAAACCCTGCGCGAGTTGATCGCCCGCGTGGGAGGCCCAAATGAAAACGGCTATCTGTACGCCACCCAGTTGAACCGCGAATCGGTACGGCGTGCCCAGCAAGCCAAGTTGAATGAAGTGGCGGACCGTTTCGAACGCGACCTAGAGTCGAATGCCACCCAGCGCATGGGCGCCTCAGCCGATGAGGCTAACGCGGCTAAACTGGCTGCAGAAATTGAGCAACAGCGCAGCATTGTGAAAAAACTGCGCGGCATCAAGGCCGAGGGCCGCATCGTGCTCGATCTGCCTGGTGTGGAGACGCAAGTCAAGAACTTTCCCGACCTGCCCTTGCAGGATGGCGATACCATCCTGATCCCGCGCCGCCCAGGCACGGTGGATGTGCTTGGCTCGGTATTCCAGCAAAACGCCTTTGTCTACCGCCCGCAGCGCACGGTCAACGATTATGTCCAGCAAGCTGGCGGTATTACCGTCACTGCGGATAAATCCGAGATGTACGTGATACGCGCCGATGGTACTGCGCAGAGTGGACAAAGTATGGGCTGGTTCAGCGGCATTGGCGGCACGGCATTGAATCCTGGCGATACCGTGGTGGTACCGGAGAAAATCGATCGCAGCACGTTTATGCAGAGTTTGAAGGAATGGACATCGATCTTTTATCAGTTTGGTTTGGGTGCGGCTGGCTTGAAAGTGTTGAAAAATTAA
- a CDS encoding NAD-dependent epimerase/dehydratase family protein, with product MKYVAILGASSQIAKDLIRLMSRQEDTCLQLYVRNLAPAQRWLDQLGLAERCALYLYEAYGQHEHDAVINFVGVGDPQRAAKMGASIFSITQQYDDMVMAGLAQHPQRRYIFLSSGAAYGSTFLEPAGPATQAVISINALTPQEYYSVAKLHAECRHRAQPELAITDIRVFNCFSRTQDMEARFFITDIVRAIRENTVLQTSPDYMVRDFMHPEDFHQLVNCILDGPRRNGPIDCYTRAPVDKPALLEAMKRQFGLQYEFVGAASAMVNATGAKPYYYSLNRQAAELGYLPAYSSLDCITKETASILGRDPH from the coding sequence ATGAAGTACGTAGCCATCCTTGGTGCCAGCAGCCAGATTGCCAAAGACCTGATACGCTTGATGAGTCGGCAGGAGGATACTTGCTTGCAATTATATGTGCGTAACCTGGCTCCGGCCCAACGGTGGTTGGATCAGCTCGGCCTGGCCGAGCGCTGCGCGCTGTATCTCTATGAGGCGTATGGCCAGCACGAGCATGACGCCGTGATCAACTTCGTCGGCGTTGGCGATCCGCAGCGCGCCGCCAAGATGGGGGCATCGATCTTCAGCATTACTCAGCAGTACGACGATATGGTGATGGCGGGCCTGGCACAACATCCGCAGCGACGCTATATCTTCCTGTCCAGCGGCGCGGCCTATGGCAGCACCTTTCTGGAGCCGGCTGGGCCCGCGACCCAGGCGGTCATATCGATCAACGCGCTGACGCCGCAAGAGTATTACTCGGTCGCCAAGCTGCATGCCGAATGCCGCCACCGCGCCCAGCCGGAGCTGGCTATCACCGATATCCGCGTATTCAACTGCTTCAGCCGCACGCAGGACATGGAGGCACGATTTTTCATCACGGACATCGTCCGTGCGATCCGAGAGAATACCGTGCTGCAGACATCTCCTGACTACATGGTGCGCGACTTCATGCACCCGGAAGATTTTCACCAACTGGTGAACTGCATCCTGGATGGCCCGCGGCGCAACGGCCCGATCGACTGTTATACTCGCGCCCCTGTCGACAAGCCAGCTCTGCTTGAAGCGATGAAACGGCAATTTGGTTTGCAATACGAATTTGTCGGCGCCGCCTCCGCCATGGTGAATGCCACAGGCGCCAAGCCGTACTACTATTCGTTGAACCGGCAAGCCGCCGAGTTGGGTTACCTGCCAGCGTATTCGTCACTCGACTGTATCACGAAGGAAACTGCCAGCATTCTCGGACGAGATCCACATTAG
- the rfbG gene encoding CDP-glucose 4,6-dehydratase — translation MDAAFWQGKRVFLTGHTGFKGGWLSLWLQQLGADVTGYALEAPTTPSLFEVARVARGMVSIIGDVRDGEALKRAMAQARPEIVIHMAAQPLVRYSYVNPVETYATNVMGVVNLLEAVRATPGVRSVVNVTSDKCYENREWPWGYRENEAMGGYDPYSNSKGCAELVTAGYRSSFFNAEKYAEHGIALGSGRAGNVIGGGDWAMDRLIPDMLRAIGAGQPVMIRNPHSIRPWQHVLEPLSGYLTLAEKLYTEGPVHAEGWNFGPHDTDAKPVEWIIERMTQEWGAGASWSLDGQNHPHEATYLKLDCSKARGQLGWHPRWDIGQTITKIVEWHKAFDQGLDMRELSQAQITTYQNT, via the coding sequence ATGGACGCAGCATTCTGGCAAGGCAAACGGGTTTTCCTGACCGGCCATACGGGCTTCAAGGGCGGCTGGCTGAGTCTTTGGCTGCAGCAGTTGGGCGCCGACGTGACCGGTTATGCGCTGGAAGCGCCAACCACCCCCAGCCTGTTTGAAGTGGCGCGCGTGGCGCGCGGCATGGTTTCCATCATCGGCGACGTGCGCGATGGTGAAGCGCTGAAGCGCGCCATGGCACAAGCGCGGCCTGAAATCGTGATCCATATGGCGGCCCAGCCACTGGTGCGCTATTCGTATGTAAATCCTGTGGAGACGTACGCTACCAACGTGATGGGCGTGGTCAATCTGCTGGAAGCCGTGCGTGCCACGCCTGGCGTGCGTTCGGTGGTCAATGTTACCAGCGACAAATGCTATGAAAACCGCGAATGGCCATGGGGCTACCGCGAAAACGAAGCGATGGGCGGTTACGACCCCTATAGCAACAGCAAGGGCTGCGCCGAACTGGTGACGGCCGGCTACCGCAGTTCATTTTTTAATGCCGAGAAGTATGCGGAACATGGCATTGCACTAGGCAGCGGCCGCGCCGGCAATGTCATCGGTGGCGGCGATTGGGCCATGGATAGACTGATTCCCGACATGCTGCGCGCCATTGGTGCCGGCCAGCCGGTGATGATACGCAATCCGCACTCGATCCGACCATGGCAGCATGTGCTCGAACCGCTGAGCGGCTATTTGACCCTGGCGGAGAAACTGTACACCGAAGGTCCTGTGCATGCCGAAGGCTGGAACTTCGGTCCACATGACACCGATGCCAAACCGGTCGAATGGATCATCGAACGCATGACGCAAGAGTGGGGCGCCGGAGCGTCCTGGTCGCTCGACGGACAGAACCATCCGCATGAGGCGACTTATCTGAAACTCGATTGCTCCAAGGCGCGTGGCCAACTGGGCTGGCATCCGCGTTGGGATATCGGCCAGACGATCACCAAAATCGTTGAATGGCACAAGGCCTTCGACCAGGGCCTGGATATGCGCGAGCTAAGCCAGGCACAAATCACGACATATCAAAATACCTAA
- the rfbF gene encoding glucose-1-phosphate cytidylyltransferase yields the protein MKAVILAGGLGTRISEETSTKPKPMVEIGGKPILWHIMKSYSAHGVNDFIICCGYKGYVIKEYFANYFLHTSDVTFDMQDNKMEVHARNAEPWKVTLVDTGDETMTGGRLKRIKRYLEGEEAFCFTYGDGVSDVNITESIAFHKAHGKLATLTATQPPGRFGALILDGQKINSFQEKPQGDGAWINGGYFVLSPKVIDYIADDSTTWEKQPLERLAAEGQLDAFFHRGFWQPMDTLRDKVHLEELWQSGKAPWKVR from the coding sequence ATGAAAGCTGTTATCCTGGCGGGTGGACTGGGTACCCGTATTAGCGAAGAAACATCTACAAAACCGAAGCCGATGGTTGAAATCGGCGGCAAGCCTATCCTTTGGCATATCATGAAAAGTTATTCGGCGCATGGCGTGAATGATTTCATTATCTGCTGCGGCTACAAAGGCTATGTCATCAAGGAATACTTCGCTAATTATTTTCTGCATACCTCGGACGTAACGTTCGACATGCAGGATAATAAAATGGAAGTTCACGCGCGCAATGCCGAACCGTGGAAAGTCACGCTGGTCGATACCGGTGACGAAACCATGACTGGCGGCCGCTTGAAGCGCATCAAACGCTATCTGGAAGGCGAAGAAGCGTTCTGTTTCACCTACGGCGACGGCGTCAGTGATGTCAACATCACCGAATCGATTGCCTTCCACAAAGCGCACGGCAAGCTGGCTACCCTGACCGCGACTCAGCCTCCGGGCCGTTTCGGGGCACTGATCTTGGACGGCCAGAAAATCAATAGTTTCCAGGAAAAGCCGCAAGGTGATGGCGCGTGGATCAACGGCGGCTATTTCGTGTTGTCGCCAAAGGTCATCGATTACATCGCGGACGACAGCACCACCTGGGAAAAGCAGCCGCTGGAACGCCTGGCCGCCGAAGGTCAGCTGGATGCCTTTTTTCACCGAGGCTTCTGGCAACCGATGGATACCTTGCGCGACAAGGTGCACCTGGAAGAGCTGTGGCAATCGGGTAAAGCTCCCTGGAAGGTGCGCTGA
- a CDS encoding Wzz/FepE/Etk N-terminal domain-containing protein, with product MSEQLKNSERSALANKNNDEIHLLDILTALARQKKILFTVPLITGGLAIAAAFLIKPTFSSTAVILPPQQQSSGVSAMLGQLGGLAGAAGGIAGLKNPNDLYVAMLQSRTIADKVISHFDLKTRFEVETLDEARKKLDGIASASSDKAGTISVLVEDKDPKFAAELANAFVSELSNLTKGLAITDAAQRRLFFEKQLVAVKDDLANAEIALRKTQESTGMLQLDGQVQGIIRNVAQLEGTIAAKEVQLNAMRSFATNNNPDLLRLQGEIQGYQAQLEKLKTGKLSKDGDFMVPTGKIPEVGIEYIRSLRNVKYQETIFELLSKQYELAKIDEAKESSNIQILDNAVPAEKKSKPKKIIIIFLGFIGGVFLALFLALTRDVYLRSTQDEGSQYRWNVLKNTWRGKNN from the coding sequence ATGTCTGAGCAATTGAAAAATAGTGAGCGTAGTGCGCTGGCGAATAAAAATAATGATGAAATTCATCTATTGGATATATTGACGGCGCTTGCCCGGCAAAAAAAGATATTGTTCACGGTGCCGCTGATTACGGGGGGCTTGGCAATCGCTGCTGCATTTCTGATTAAACCGACGTTTTCATCGACCGCTGTGATTCTACCTCCTCAGCAGCAAAGTTCAGGCGTCTCTGCCATGCTGGGGCAACTTGGCGGATTGGCTGGGGCCGCCGGAGGAATTGCAGGATTGAAGAATCCTAATGATTTATATGTCGCCATGTTGCAAAGTCGGACCATCGCAGACAAGGTGATAAGCCATTTTGATTTGAAAACGCGCTTCGAGGTAGAAACGCTGGATGAGGCGCGAAAAAAATTGGACGGAATCGCCAGCGCATCCAGTGATAAAGCCGGTACTATTTCCGTCCTGGTTGAAGATAAAGATCCAAAATTTGCGGCAGAACTGGCTAATGCCTTTGTCAGTGAGTTGTCGAATTTGACTAAGGGACTTGCGATCACCGATGCCGCACAGCGCCGTTTATTTTTTGAGAAGCAGTTAGTAGCGGTTAAGGACGACTTGGCGAATGCCGAAATTGCACTGCGTAAAACTCAAGAGAGTACCGGCATGCTGCAACTGGACGGGCAAGTCCAGGGGATTATCCGTAATGTTGCCCAATTGGAAGGGACGATTGCCGCCAAAGAAGTGCAACTCAATGCGATGCGTAGTTTTGCAACGAATAATAATCCGGATCTGCTGCGCTTGCAGGGAGAAATTCAGGGATATCAGGCACAACTTGAAAAGCTGAAAACAGGAAAATTATCCAAGGATGGCGATTTTATGGTGCCGACCGGGAAAATTCCTGAAGTGGGTATCGAATATATACGCAGCTTACGCAATGTTAAATATCAGGAAACTATATTTGAATTGCTGTCAAAGCAGTATGAATTGGCTAAAATAGATGAGGCTAAAGAATCGTCCAATATACAAATTCTCGACAATGCAGTGCCTGCAGAAAAAAAATCAAAACCAAAAAAAATTATTATTATTTTTCTTGGATTTATTGGAGGTGTATTCTTGGCATTGTTCCTGGCGTTAACACGTGACGTATACCTGCGGTCTACTCAAGATGAAGGTAGCCAATATCGTTGGAACGTTTTGAAGAATACATGGAGAGGCAAGAATAATTAA
- a CDS encoding HpcH/HpaI aldolase family protein translates to MSTPAKPSAAVNVLKAKLAAGQAVLGVWSIIPSPVVVEIFALGGMDFAILDMEHGIFDVSGLDGCIRAVEAAGGVPLVRIPGVNPSAAQWALDLGAHGIVAPQVNNAGEAETVVRMAKYAPRGTRGYNPFTRAAQYANPPDNCSGKLSNDFSLTCVIIESESALADIDAICATPGLDVVYMGIYDLAVALGCDGNTRHPRVTAIVDSSIQRIRAAGKAAGMMVRSQQDIAAALALGANFLVYAVDTSIIRDAVVRAVTSFDQEHSIFLALNNTPDMMDPK, encoded by the coding sequence ATGTCTACACCCGCAAAGCCATCCGCCGCCGTCAATGTGCTTAAAGCCAAGCTGGCTGCCGGTCAGGCGGTGCTAGGTGTGTGGTCCATCATACCATCGCCGGTGGTGGTGGAAATCTTTGCCCTTGGTGGCATGGACTTCGCCATCCTCGATATGGAGCACGGGATTTTTGATGTGAGCGGTCTCGATGGTTGCATCCGCGCGGTCGAGGCGGCCGGTGGTGTGCCACTGGTTCGCATACCTGGTGTTAATCCGTCGGCCGCGCAATGGGCGCTGGACTTGGGCGCACATGGCATTGTCGCGCCGCAGGTCAACAATGCAGGCGAAGCCGAGACCGTCGTCAGAATGGCCAAGTATGCGCCGCGCGGCACGCGCGGCTACAATCCGTTTACCCGCGCGGCGCAGTATGCGAATCCGCCGGACAACTGCTCTGGGAAGTTGAGTAATGATTTCTCACTGACTTGCGTCATTATCGAAAGCGAAAGCGCGCTGGCCGATATCGATGCCATCTGCGCCACGCCAGGACTGGACGTGGTCTACATGGGCATTTACGACTTGGCGGTGGCGCTTGGCTGTGATGGCAATACGCGCCATCCGCGCGTTACCGCCATAGTCGACAGCTCGATCCAGCGTATCCGCGCCGCAGGCAAGGCCGCTGGCATGATGGTGCGCAGCCAGCAAGACATTGCCGCCGCTTTGGCGCTGGGCGCGAACTTCCTGGTCTACGCGGTTGATACCTCGATCATCCGCGATGCCGTGGTGCGTGCGGTTACTTCTTTTGACCAGGAACACAGTATATTCCTGGCGCTTAACAATACTCCCGACATGATGGACCCGAAATGA
- the rfbH gene encoding lipopolysaccharide biosynthesis protein RfbH, with protein sequence MSEQLTQQQIRDQIAALVAQYGALASVPKPFEPGVTVIPPAGKVVGAPEMGLMVEASLDAWLTTGRFNDEFEKRLAKFIGVEFLITVNSGSSANLVAFSALTSPKLGARAIQPGDEVIGVAAGFPTTVNPILQYGAVPVFVDVELGTYNIDASKIEAAITDKTKAIMLAHTLGNPFNLEVIVALCKKYNLWLVEDCCDALGATYNGQMCGTFGDIGTMSFYPAHHITMGEGGAVFTNNPELKAIAESFRDWGRDCYCAPGKDNTCGQRFCCKLGTLPEGYDHKYTYSHLGYNLKITDMQAACGLAQMDRAAGFVQARKDNFAYMKDGLKSCEEFLILPEATPNSDPSWFGFPITLRPEANVDRVNLLTFLDQNKIGTRLLFAGNLTRQPYMIGRNYRVSGELTNTDRIMHDTLWIGVFPGLTKEMMDFSISKIEEFFGVNF encoded by the coding sequence ATGAGCGAACAACTGACCCAACAACAAATCCGCGACCAGATCGCCGCCCTGGTGGCCCAATATGGCGCGCTGGCCAGCGTGCCGAAACCATTCGAGCCTGGCGTGACCGTGATTCCTCCGGCCGGCAAAGTCGTCGGCGCCCCTGAGATGGGTCTGATGGTCGAAGCGTCGCTGGACGCATGGTTGACGACGGGTCGCTTTAATGATGAGTTTGAAAAACGCCTCGCCAAGTTCATTGGCGTCGAATTCCTGATCACGGTGAATTCCGGTTCGTCCGCCAACCTGGTCGCTTTTTCCGCCCTGACGTCGCCAAAACTGGGCGCGCGCGCGATTCAACCTGGCGACGAAGTCATCGGTGTGGCAGCCGGCTTCCCAACCACCGTCAATCCGATTTTGCAATATGGTGCGGTACCTGTGTTCGTCGATGTCGAACTGGGAACCTACAATATCGATGCTTCGAAAATCGAAGCGGCCATTACCGACAAGACCAAGGCCATCATGCTGGCCCATACCTTAGGCAATCCATTCAACCTGGAAGTCATCGTCGCACTGTGCAAAAAGTACAATCTGTGGCTGGTGGAGGATTGCTGTGACGCCTTGGGCGCCACGTATAACGGCCAGATGTGCGGTACCTTCGGCGATATCGGCACCATGAGTTTCTACCCTGCGCATCACATCACCATGGGTGAGGGCGGCGCGGTGTTTACCAACAATCCGGAACTGAAAGCGATTGCCGAATCGTTCCGCGATTGGGGCCGCGACTGCTACTGTGCACCGGGCAAGGACAATACTTGCGGTCAGCGTTTCTGCTGCAAGCTGGGTACGCTGCCGGAAGGCTATGACCACAAGTACACCTACAGCCACCTGGGCTACAACCTGAAGATCACCGACATGCAAGCGGCATGCGGTTTGGCGCAGATGGACCGCGCGGCTGGCTTTGTACAGGCACGCAAAGACAACTTCGCTTATATGAAAGATGGCCTGAAAAGCTGCGAGGAGTTCCTGATCTTGCCTGAGGCGACACCGAATTCGGATCCATCCTGGTTCGGCTTCCCGATCACCTTGCGCCCAGAGGCCAATGTGGACCGGGTCAACCTGCTGACGTTCCTCGATCAAAACAAGATTGGTACGCGTCTGTTATTTGCTGGCAATTTGACGCGCCAGCCATACATGATCGGTCGCAATTACCGCGTATCGGGCGAGCTGACCAACACCGACCGCATCATGCACGATACCCTGTGGATTGGCGTGTTCCCCGGCTTGACCAAGGAAATGATGGACTTCTCGATCAGCAAGATCGAAGAGTTTTTTGGCGTTAACTTCTAA
- a CDS encoding thiamine pyrophosphate-binding protein, producing MKIRVADYIASRLLEQGVKHVFLLNGGMMMHLVDTLGREGGLGYIHHHHEQASAMAADGYARRSGELGVCYATSGPGATNILTGLAGAWQDSTPLLFLTGQSKSTQTIQGSGIAGLRQFGTFEVDIVPIVASVTKYAQIVMDPLTIRYHLEKALYLAQSGRPGPVLLDLPLDVQGALIEPDELPGYVPEPLALAPSNANVAEVLALLQGARRPLILAGYGVRCANAVSQLQQLAGQLGIPVATSQLGKDVMYFDHPLFVGHPGPKGDRAGNFAVQSADVILSIGCSLHGQTTGWESELFAPSAVKIQVELDAAVIARGQVGVSHAIQAGSLEFIDALLAASAGTTAPDWSAWRACTQSWKERYPVSAEAHVHNDAVNFYYFAEELSCMLADDACVVADAGSAFYVMGQALRVKNGQRFISSGSMGAMGFALPVANGAATTGAAGPTVCVTGDGSLMTNVHELSTMSHFGLNVKLFVINNDGYVSMRNTQRDFLGAHYVGADSRSGVFIPSMESMAASYALPFVRCDREEDLAATLLQVMAMDGPVLCEIVAPRDQKIIPAVVSVRLPDGRMRSSSIDSMFPHLPAEIQAREMEQAAAL from the coding sequence ATGAAAATTCGAGTAGCTGACTATATTGCCTCGCGCCTGCTGGAGCAAGGCGTCAAACACGTTTTCCTGCTCAATGGTGGCATGATGATGCACCTGGTCGATACTCTCGGTCGCGAAGGCGGCCTCGGCTATATCCACCATCACCACGAGCAAGCCAGCGCGATGGCGGCCGACGGCTACGCGCGCCGAAGCGGCGAACTGGGCGTGTGCTATGCGACCAGCGGCCCTGGCGCGACAAATATTCTGACAGGTCTGGCTGGCGCGTGGCAGGATAGCACCCCGCTGCTGTTCCTGACCGGCCAAAGCAAAAGCACCCAGACCATCCAGGGTTCCGGCATCGCCGGCCTGCGCCAGTTCGGCACGTTTGAAGTCGATATTGTCCCTATCGTTGCCTCGGTGACCAAGTACGCACAGATTGTCATGGATCCTTTGACCATCCGCTACCACTTGGAAAAAGCGCTGTACCTGGCGCAATCGGGCCGTCCTGGACCTGTTTTGCTGGACTTGCCGCTGGACGTGCAGGGTGCGTTGATTGAACCTGACGAATTGCCAGGTTATGTGCCTGAGCCCTTGGCTCTGGCGCCATCAAATGCCAACGTGGCGGAAGTGTTAGCCTTGCTGCAGGGGGCGCGCCGGCCGTTGATTCTAGCCGGCTACGGCGTGCGCTGTGCCAATGCCGTATCACAATTGCAACAATTGGCTGGTCAACTCGGCATTCCTGTCGCCACTAGCCAGCTGGGCAAAGATGTGATGTATTTCGACCACCCCCTGTTTGTCGGCCATCCGGGACCGAAAGGCGATCGCGCCGGCAATTTCGCAGTGCAGAGCGCTGATGTCATCCTCAGTATAGGCTGCAGTCTGCATGGCCAGACCACCGGCTGGGAAAGCGAGCTGTTTGCACCGTCCGCCGTCAAGATCCAGGTCGAACTCGACGCGGCCGTGATCGCCCGTGGGCAAGTTGGCGTCAGTCACGCAATCCAGGCGGGCAGCCTGGAATTCATTGACGCCTTGCTGGCCGCTTCGGCCGGCACGACTGCGCCCGACTGGAGTGCATGGCGTGCTTGTACCCAGTCATGGAAAGAACGCTACCCGGTCAGCGCTGAAGCGCATGTGCACAATGATGCCGTCAATTTCTACTATTTCGCCGAAGAACTGAGCTGCATGCTGGCCGACGATGCTTGCGTAGTTGCCGATGCGGGCTCGGCATTCTATGTGATGGGCCAGGCCTTGCGCGTCAAAAATGGCCAGCGCTTCATCTCTTCCGGCTCGATGGGTGCCATGGGCTTCGCATTGCCGGTGGCCAATGGCGCCGCCACCACGGGCGCCGCCGGTCCGACCGTTTGCGTCACCGGCGATGGCTCCCTGATGACCAACGTACACGAACTGTCGACGATGAGCCATTTCGGGCTGAACGTGAAACTGTTCGTCATCAATAACGACGGCTATGTATCGATGCGCAATACCCAGCGCGATTTTCTCGGCGCCCACTATGTCGGCGCTGACAGCCGCAGTGGTGTATTTATACCGAGTATGGAATCGATGGCGGCCAGCTATGCGCTGCCGTTCGTGCGCTGCGACCGCGAGGAAGACCTGGCGGCCACGCTGTTACAGGTGATGGCGATGGACGGTCCGGTACTGTGCGAGATCGTCGCTCCGCGCGACCAGAAAATCATCCCGGCCGTGGTGTCGGTCAGGCTGCCGGACGGACGCATGCGTTCGAGCAGCATCGACAGCATGTTTCCCCACCTGCCGGCCGAAATCCAGGCACGGGAAATGGAACAGGCAGCCGCTCTATGA